A region of the Arenibacter antarcticus genome:
GATGAAAGATGGAAAGATGGGTTTTTTGAACAAGATTATTCTTACTCCGTCCCATCATAGGGTACATCATGCACGAAATCCGTTGTATATGGATACCAATTTTTGTAATTTACTGAATATCTGGGACAAGGTTTTTGGGACTTATCAGGAGGAACAGGATGATCTCGTCATTGAATATGGTATTACCCGAAAAATGAATTCTGGGAACTTTTTCGATGTTTATTTTGGGGAGTTTATCGCTTTATTCCATGATATTAGAAAAGCTCCAGGTATTATAAATAAATGCAAATATCTTTTTATGCCACCCGGTTGGAGTCATACTGGGGAGCACCAGACTGCAAAATTGGTACGTGGCTCTTATTTACAGCAACAACTGACTAAGGAGTAAATACCAAAGTAGCCATCACCACACAGTGATCCGTGGCATAGTTTTCGCAAAGCACCCTATAATCTGTTACCTTCCATTTTTGAGGCATATTATACAGTATATGGTCTATATTTATTCTTGGGTCGTCTGAAGGCCAAGTTGGTAAATAGGCATTGGGTATATTTGGTTTGGTAAATTCTCCCAACAACAATTTTATGGATTCATCTTTTGGTTCGGCGTTTAGGTCTCCGGTGAGAATAGTAGGATATGGGGAATCTTTAAGTCTTTCCACTAAAGCTTTTGCTTGTAGTACCCGATCTGAATTATCCTTTAAATGATCCAAGTGGGTGGCCACAAACTGTATGGTGTTACCATTTTTTGTTTTTACTTTAACGATCAATGCCGCACGGGGTTCGGAATCTGGCAAATGGGGCAACGCAAAATTCTCGGTTTCCACAAAACTATATTGGGATAAGACTCCTTCGCCATATTCCCCACCATCATAATACATAGCACGTGCAAAAAGAGAGGCCATTTTGGTCCTATACCCTAGTTCCGTTGGCAGATCGTATTCCCTAGCACGCTTCGTTTTAAAATCTACCTCCTGTAAGGCTACTAAATGGGGTTGGTAACTATTGATCACCCCAGCAAGAGTATCTAGGTTAAAATCGTTTTTAACCGTTGCGCCGTGAAGAATATTAAAGCTCATTATTCTAAGGGTATCCGTTTGGGCATTTGCTTGGGTAGTTGGCCAGAGCATGGCTCCTACAAAAAATAGTTTTATCCAAGGTAGTTTCATTTTAGAATTTTTAAATTATGGAAACGTATTAAAATTAATAGGTCCTGGTAAGACCCAAGACCTTTTACTATATAGCTATATATTATAGTCCGGCCACCTCTTTTATCTCGCCTATTATTCTATCGGCAAGGGAGTCCGCTTCCGCCTGACTCTTAGCTTCGGTGTATATTCTAATAATTGGTTCGGTATTGGATTTACGTAAATGCACCCAATTCTCTGGAAAATCTATTTTAACCCCATCTATAGTAGAGATTTCCTCATTCTTGTATTTTTCAGCCATAGCGGTTAGGATGCCATCGACATCCAATCCCGGAGTCAGTTCAATTTTCTTTTTACTCATAAAGTAACTGGGATAGCTGGCCCTAAGGTCGGCTACCGTACCTCCTTTTTCTGCCATTAGCATTAAAAACAAAGCGGTTCCTACTAGGGAATCGCGCCCATAATGACTTTCAGGATAAATAATTCCTCCGTTACCTTCACCTCCTATTATGGCGTTGTTTTTTTTCATTAAGGTCACAACGTTCACTTCGCCAACTGCAGAGGCTTCGTAGGTGCCACCATGTTTTTGGGTGATATCCCTTAAAGCGCGGCTAGACGATAAATTGGAAACCGTATTCCCTTTCGTCTTCCCCAAAACATAATCTGCACAGGCAACCAAGGTATATTCTTCCCCGAACATCTCACCTTCATTGGTTATAAAGGCCAAGCGGTCCACATCCGGATCCACTACAATTCCAAAATCTGCTTTTTCCTTTACTACAAGAGCACTGATATCACCCAAATGTTCCTTTAATGGTTCCGGGTTATGTGGAAAGTGTCCCGTAGGCTCACAATATAATTCTACCACCTCTACCCCCAATTCTTTTAAGAGTCTGGGAATGGCAATTCCACCTGTAGAGTTTACTCCATCTACCACAACCTTAAATTTTGCGGCCCGTATCACATCTGCATCCACTAAGGACAGCTCTAAAACTTCATCAATATGTATATCTATATAGGAATCATTTCGGGTTATTTCCCCCAAATCGTCCACTTCTGCAAACTCAAACGCCTCTTCATCGGCAATTTCCAAAATTTTGGCACCTTGTGCGGCATCCAAAAACTCTCCTTTTTCATTCAATAGTTTAAGAGCATTCCATTGCTTAGGATTATGGCTTGCGG
Encoded here:
- a CDS encoding endonuclease/exonuclease/phosphatase family protein — protein: MKLPWIKLFFVGAMLWPTTQANAQTDTLRIMSFNILHGATVKNDFNLDTLAGVINSYQPHLVALQEVDFKTKRAREYDLPTELGYRTKMASLFARAMYYDGGEYGEGVLSQYSFVETENFALPHLPDSEPRAALIVKVKTKNGNTIQFVATHLDHLKDNSDRVLQAKALVERLKDSPYPTILTGDLNAEPKDESIKLLLGEFTKPNIPNAYLPTWPSDDPRINIDHILYNMPQKWKVTDYRVLCENYATDHCVVMATLVFTP
- the glmM gene encoding phosphoglucosamine mutase, with translation MTLIKSISGIRGTIGGKPGDNLTPIDAVKFAAAYGIWLKEYSKKKKLKVVIGRDARLSGEMIQNLVVYTLVGLGVDVIDLDLSTTPTVEIAVPLENADGGIIITASHNPKQWNALKLLNEKGEFLDAAQGAKILEIADEEAFEFAEVDDLGEITRNDSYIDIHIDEVLELSLVDADVIRAAKFKVVVDGVNSTGGIAIPRLLKELGVEVVELYCEPTGHFPHNPEPLKEHLGDISALVVKEKADFGIVVDPDVDRLAFITNEGEMFGEEYTLVACADYVLGKTKGNTVSNLSSSRALRDITQKHGGTYEASAVGEVNVVTLMKKNNAIIGGEGNGGIIYPESHYGRDSLVGTALFLMLMAEKGGTVADLRASYPSYFMSKKKIELTPGLDVDGILTAMAEKYKNEEISTIDGVKIDFPENWVHLRKSNTEPIIRIYTEAKSQAEADSLADRIIGEIKEVAGL